A single Oryzias melastigma strain HK-1 linkage group LG24, ASM292280v2, whole genome shotgun sequence DNA region contains:
- the opn8c gene encoding opsin 8, group member c: protein MPLNSSDGNRTNAAFSSKLSPEADLCVGLAILSVVLLSVVGNGLVLVICYRKRKKMSGSELLCINLAVVDFLCCVCFYPFSIVSSFHHVWLGGNVTCIYYGLGCYIFGLCGMFTITAISIIRYLKTCYSLAHSFWLKAANIRLLCCIIWLVSAVWSSFPLFGWGEYVPEPYGLSCTVAWRGYHTSTKDAFYVICSFVCFTLVPALLIVVSQCSILYKVSRFSYELSAKGIRNNLRHAEKRISMMFFCISFGFVIAWAPYAVVSFLFIFHKEPRYMAAEGFVLPALFAKSSHIYNPFIYFYFNKTFQQELRRLLLASYHKLTGNRVGVHFSTSQQAPHPIHIQLQERGGVQRRPKAMHSRGAHSRQMFACWESAAKNAHAIIDNNQNTDYQAASI, encoded by the exons TTTTGCTGTCTGTCGTGGGAAATGGGCTGGTGCTGGTCATCTGCTACCGCAAGAGGAAGAAGATGTCGGGCTCGGAGTTGCTGTGCATCAACCTGGCTGTGGTGGACTTCCTCTGCTGCGTCTGCTTTTACCCGTTCTCCATCGTGTCCTCGTTCCACCACGTGTGGCTGGGAGGGAACGTCACCTGCATTTACTACGGCCTCGGCTGCTACATCTTCGGCTTGTGCGGCATGTTCACCATCACCGCCATAAGCATCATCCGCTACCTGAAGACCTGCTACAGTCTGGCTCACA GTTTTTGGCTGAAGGCGGCTAACATCCgtctgctgtgctgcatcatTTGGCTGGTCTCTGCGGTTTGGTCCAGCTTTCCTCTGTTTGGTTGGGGCGAGTACGTCCCTGAGCCCTATGGGCTGTCCTGCACCGTCGCCTGGAGGGGCTATCACACATCCACGAAGGACGCCTTCTATGTCATCTGCTCCTTTGTGTGCTTCACTCTGGTTCCAGCTCTCCTCATTGTGGTGTCACAGTGCAGCATCCTCTACAAGGTGTCTCGCTTCTCCTATGAACTGTCTGCAAAAGGCATCCGAAACAACCTGCGCCACGCTGAAAAGAGGATATCTATG ATGTTCTTCTGCATCAGTTTTGGGTTCGTGATCGCCTGGGCGCCTTACGCCGTCGTGTCCTTCCTCTTCATATTCCACAAGGAGCCTCGGTACATGGCGGCGGAGGGCTTCGTCCTCCCTGCTCTCTTCGCCAAAAGCTCGCACATCTACAACCCGTTCATCTACTTCTACTTCAACAAGACCTTCCAGCAGGAGCTGCGCCGCCTGCTCCTGGCGTCCTACCACAAACTGACGGGAAACCGGGTCGGAGTCCACTTTTCCACGAGCCAGCAGGCCCCACATCCCATCCACATTCAGCTACAGGAGCGAGGCGGCGTTCAGAGGAGACCGAAAGCGATGCACAGTAGAGGTGCACACAGCAGGCAGATGTTTGCATGCTGGGAGTCGGCGGCAAAGAACGCGCACGCCATCATAGACAATAACCAAAACACAGACTACCAGGCAGCTTCTATATGA